Genomic DNA from Longimicrobiaceae bacterium:
CGCCCTCCTGCGCCTGCGCCCTGAGCTTCTGCCAGGCCATGCGGATCCGGAGCGCCGCCATCTCGGACAGGTTGCGGTGCTCGGCGGTGGGCTGGTTGCCGGCCTTCTGCGTCAGCCACTCGGCGGGGATCTTCATGGGGCAGCCTTCCCGGTGAAAGGGAGAACCAGGAGCACGCACGTTTCGGGACGAGCTGAATGTACCTCCGCGCCGGGGGAACGACAATCGCCCCGGCTCCCCTCCAGGGGAGCCGGGGAGTGCGCCGTGGAGCGGGTCAGCGCCGGATCGGGGTCCGCTCCGCCAGGTTGGCCTCGATCTCGGCGCGGGTCCGCCACACCGGGCGCATCTCCTTGCGGGCCAGGAGCGGGAGCTGGTCGCCCACGTGCGGCGAGCCGGGCTGGCTGGCGTTGCCGTAGGCGAGGATCGTGCGCGCCCGCGGGCCCTGCGGGGTGAACTCCACCGCGCCCACGTACGTGTCGCCGTGCACCGGGTACTGCGTGTCGCCGCCCCCGGTGGGCGCGAAGTGGATGACGTGGAA
This window encodes:
- a CDS encoding penicillin acylase family protein, which produces VAALARAAERVEAAHGALDVPWGAVNRFGREIPGNGAAGDPLGVFHVIHFAPTGGGDTQYPVHGDTYVGAVEFTPQGPRARTILAYGNASQPGSPHVGDQLPLLARKEMRPVWRTRAEIEANLAERTPIRR